A single genomic interval of Selenobaculum gibii harbors:
- the brnQ gene encoding branched-chain amino acid transport system II carrier protein — MYKKVSKIEIISFGLMLFSIFFGAGNLIFPPALGQAAGSNMFSAMSGFLITGVGLPLLGVLAIGLAGGNYTQMIENRVHRYFMLAMLVILNLTIGPLFAIPRTGAVSFEVGFRPFLSPEYDAIGQFVYTFIFFGLTYFLALNPSKLVDWVGKLLTPILLFFIALLVLQGIVAPLGPLESPTEAYYHVPFLQGVQSGYLTMDLLAFIAIGSIVVNSMRDKGIHKPADITKYCTIAGLISATLMGLVYVSLAYLGATSVEVLGQSENGGIILASVANLYFGHMGNIILAIIISFACLTTSCGLSASCATFFSGLFYKKITYKQCLTAFVLFSMAASNIGLTSLINLSVPFLVGIYPMVIVLVLLSMSEKLFGKRREVYWGSLGLTFIFSIFDGMQAANIHFDFIHHLCTEYLPLYTFNFGWVVPSIVGAVLGYIISFFRK, encoded by the coding sequence ATGTATAAAAAAGTATCGAAGATTGAGATAATATCGTTCGGATTGATGTTATTTTCAATTTTCTTCGGTGCAGGCAATTTAATATTTCCTCCAGCTTTAGGACAAGCTGCGGGATCTAATATGTTTTCGGCAATGTCTGGATTCTTAATTACTGGTGTAGGATTGCCCTTGCTTGGGGTTTTGGCAATTGGATTAGCAGGTGGTAATTATACACAGATGATAGAAAATAGAGTGCATAGATATTTTATGCTTGCTATGTTAGTTATTCTAAATTTGACGATTGGGCCTTTATTTGCGATTCCGCGTACGGGTGCGGTATCGTTTGAAGTTGGATTTAGACCATTCCTTAGCCCGGAATATGATGCGATAGGTCAGTTTGTTTATACGTTTATTTTCTTTGGGCTTACGTATTTTCTTGCATTAAATCCATCAAAGTTAGTCGATTGGGTAGGAAAATTATTAACGCCGATCTTATTGTTTTTTATCGCATTGCTTGTATTACAGGGAATTGTTGCACCATTAGGCCCATTGGAATCACCTACGGAGGCATATTACCATGTGCCGTTTTTGCAAGGTGTCCAATCAGGATATTTGACAATGGATTTGTTGGCCTTTATAGCAATTGGTTCTATTGTAGTAAATTCAATGCGCGATAAAGGCATTCATAAACCCGCTGATATTACGAAATACTGTACAATTGCGGGTCTAATTTCCGCGACTTTGATGGGGCTGGTGTATGTTTCGCTGGCGTATCTAGGCGCAACTAGCGTAGAAGTATTAGGGCAGTCGGAAAATGGCGGTATTATTTTAGCGAGTGTTGCAAACCTTTATTTTGGACATATGGGAAATATTATTTTAGCAATTATTATTAGCTTTGCTTGCTTAACGACAAGTTGCGGTTTATCTGCTTCTTGTGCCACTTTCTTTAGTGGTTTATTTTATAAGAAAATTACGTATAAACAATGCTTAACTGCGTTTGTATTATTCAGCATGGCTGCTTCTAATATTGGATTAACAAGTCTAATTAATTTATCGGTACCATTTTTAGTCGGCATCTATCCAATGGTTATCGTTCTAGTCTTGTTGTCTATGTCCGAAAAATTATTCGGAAAGAGAAGGGAAGTTTACTGGGGAAGTTTAGGCTTGACTTTTATCTTTAGTATATTCGATGGAATGCAGGCTGCAAACATTCACTTTGATTTTATCCATCATCTTTGCACAGAGTATTTACCGTTATATACATTTAATTTTGGTTGGGTAGTGCCATCTATTGTTGGGGCGGTATTAGGTTATATCATTTCATTCTTTCGAAAATAA
- a CDS encoding diaminopimelate dehydrogenase, protein MKKTIKIGIVGYGNLGKGVELAATQCDDIELVAVFSRRELTETQSGVPAVSLDKIAEYQGKIDVMLLCGGSATDLEVQGPLVAQYFNTIDSFDTHAKIPTYFACMDETAKKANTVSIISVGWDPGLFSLNRLLATSVLPNGQDYTFWGKGVSQGHSDAIRRIAGVKNAKQYTIPKEEVVNAIRSGECPAIKGNEVHLRDCYVVAEDDADLTAIEAAIKTMPNYFVGYETIVHFISETEFNEKHTGIPHGGFVFRNGQTSPGTNHVIEFALKLDSNPEFTSSVLVAYARAAYRLKQHGGSGASTVFDIPFAWLSPKSGEELRKELL, encoded by the coding sequence ATGAAAAAGACGATAAAAATTGGCATCGTTGGTTACGGCAATTTAGGCAAAGGTGTCGAATTAGCCGCAACACAATGCGATGATATTGAATTAGTCGCTGTATTTTCCCGTAGGGAATTAACTGAAACGCAAAGCGGTGTTCCCGCTGTCAGCTTAGATAAAATTGCCGAATATCAAGGTAAAATTGATGTTATGTTATTATGCGGCGGATCTGCAACCGACCTTGAAGTACAGGGCCCGCTTGTTGCGCAGTATTTTAATACAATCGATAGTTTTGATACGCATGCAAAAATCCCTACATATTTTGCATGCATGGATGAAACTGCGAAAAAAGCAAATACCGTATCCATTATTTCTGTAGGCTGGGATCCTGGTCTATTCTCTTTAAATCGCCTATTGGCTACTTCCGTTTTACCAAATGGGCAAGATTACACGTTCTGGGGTAAAGGGGTAAGTCAAGGTCATTCCGACGCAATTCGCCGTATCGCCGGAGTAAAAAATGCGAAACAATATACGATCCCAAAAGAAGAAGTAGTCAATGCTATTCGAAGTGGTGAATGTCCTGCGATCAAAGGCAATGAAGTGCATTTGCGTGATTGCTATGTCGTTGCTGAAGATGATGCTGATTTAACTGCGATTGAAGCAGCGATTAAAACAATGCCAAATTACTTCGTTGGCTATGAAACTATAGTTCATTTCATTTCTGAAACTGAATTTAATGAAAAGCACACAGGTATTCCTCATGGGGGATTCGTATTTAGAAATGGTCAAACTAGTCCAGGCACAAATCATGTGATTGAATTTGCCTTAAAACTCGACAGCAATCCTGAATTTACCTCAAGTGTATTAGTTGCTTACGCACGTGCAGCTTATCGACTAAAACAACATGGTGGTAGTGGAGCAAGTACTGTATTTGATATCCCATTTGCATGGTTATCCCCAAAATCAGGAGAAGAGCTAAGAAAAGAATTATTATAA